The Tachysurus vachellii isolate PV-2020 chromosome 10, HZAU_Pvac_v1, whole genome shotgun sequence genomic sequence ATCATCTTGACATGAAACACGTCATGGccataggggaaaaaaaaatcatagggGAAAAACAGCCCTGATATGTAAATGagggaaaaataattaaaatttaatttaagtgTCTGTAGTTGTTATTTTTCTTCGCTCTGTGAAGACACTCACGTTCTCTGACAGTTTTAAGACATTATACTTTGTAGAAAACATATGCATTTGTGTtgtctgtattatatatattatattatattacaaataaaaaatgttggactcaagtcttttttgtttgtttgtttgtttgtttatcttgcCTAATGCTTCAACCCGCACTCTGTCCTTTGTCTTGTTAACTGACTAAAACTGATTGTACGTTAAACaagtattatactgtatagtatgtatagaaatgtatgataaaaacaatgataaactaaatgaaaaccaaaaattattcatttattatattagtttatatataaatcacaaTTTATCATTAACATACTCCTATGTTCATACAGTAATAATGCATTCAACTAAATTTCAGACAATAATTACTAACTATAACTgcaacatgtacagtataacaaagTAAACATTTGAATCAGTCAAAGAAATAATCCAACCATCTAAATAATCCAACCAtctaaaaccattaaaaaatcATAAGGCATACAGATATAGTGTTTATTAGAAACCATTTAAATCCCCAATATCATAATCCCAATAACATTGATTCAGGCATAACTATTTCTCCAGTTTCTGCTTCACCTGAGCAATAACATAAGTGATAGAACTTTGAGTGATGGAGTTTGTCTTCTTCACAAATTTCAATGTTTGCAGTGAAATTTTGCCAGTTTaccattatttaatattaaacatgagCTTCAGACTATTACAAGCTTGATCTTTAGTGATTTGATTCCACACATCTGGATAAACAGCTGGCAATGCTTTATAACTTTCAGCAAAATCCTTATTGAATGTCACCAGCACATATTTCCAGTAATCAGAGGCTTCTATTGACATGTCAGGTGCAATATGCCAGTCTGGGTAATATTTCTGGTATTCTTTGTAGGGATGAGGTTGTAAATTTGTGTCCTGATTTCGAAATGTTCCATTGCCATGAACACTAGATGTACAGATCTCTTCACAAAGGATATTAGTCATACTATATCTGTATGTGCCAATGCCTTGTGGTCTGTGCACAGCTGCATGGTGTAGCTGATGTTCCTTTCCTCCTGCCTCACATGGTGTTTTGCAAAATGGACACTGCACTCCACATCCAAACACCCTCTTGAAAAGCTCATCCTGGGGTTTTATTGACACATTTTTCAGTGTCTCTTTGATATCAGTTGACTCTGAGATCTCCTTTGATATTTGCTGTTTCAGGTCATCGATACATTCACAGAGACTTTTGGTGAATGGATCACAACAGCTTGTGTTCTGAAACAGGACACTGTCCACTGTGCTCATGGGTATTGAAATGACATCCCTCATAGTTTTGCAAAGCTTTCGAATCAATTTTGTTTTACATTCTGCATCATTAGGCAAATGAGAGCCACTGGCTTCAAGCTTACAAGTTTCCACTGCTTCAGTgatcttttttattatgatttccagcttcttcatttttaatttttgcagAGATAAGTCTATGGAAAAGCATCTAACAATGTGATTGTATATCCAGTCTTTCACATAATTcttataatgtaaaatgtactCTGTAAATTCACTGAAATTTGATTTTTCCAGCAGTTCCTTCTGAATGGTGTACTGAAATAGAGATCATGTACTGTACGCGGTAGATTTATTCTCCAAAACTGCATCAACAATGTCAGGTCCGATGGACTGGTCGATGTACTCAGTCACTGCTGGTTTGAGACAGAGCTGAGTAAAGTTTTGTACTTTCTTTTGGCACTGATCCCTCTCTCTGtacaaatcaataaaattaGAGAGATATTGATTCTTAAGTTTCTGTAAATGCTTGACAGGATCTTGCTCAGAGAGATACTTCCTGTGCATCTCAAGGAATGTCCGAGAGGCAATGCCACAAATGTGCAATTTAAGCTCAATTTCAAAtgtaatattgtatttatttccttttttgagGTTTGCATCAATTTCATCAAGGACATCTTTTGTAAAGGTATCTTGGTAATCACTTTTGGAATGTGAACACTGCTCAATCATCCTACTACAACTTTTAATGGCATTATCTGCAATAATCTGTAGAGCATGCTTTGTAgacttttttgtaaataaatccgTTAAAGCCTGCAAACCTTTTCccatatttatatgttttgacCTGACTTTGAAAACGTCTTGCCCATAATGTGTCAAATTTGTAACATTCTGCAAATCCTCATTGACTTGGCGATTTCCTAGGCTTGCTCGCAATTGCTTCAAAACATCAGCGGGAACATCCCGTTCTTTTAGGCCAGTGAAGTTTGCAATCTCTCTTCTCCACATTCTTTCAAAATCGGCTTTGAGATCCTCGTCAGACTCTTCATCATTGCGAGCTTTGTACTTCTGAAGTAATTGCAGAACTTGGGATTCGACCATTGCAGCTTGCTTACTGTGTATCTCCTCTAATTTTGCAGTGTTTTTCTTCATCTCAATAGCCAGATCTAATCGTTTGTTCACTTCATTCTTCATTTCAGTCTCCAGAGATTTAATGCTTTTGATAAAAtcagttttgtatttttccacCAAATGCACACTACGGTCTTTCGTTTTGTAGTAGTCTTtcaatttctttgtcatttctTCTGATTGAATCATGTGCTCTTTTACGGTTTTTTTGTTAAGTGCATCAACAACCCCATGAATACTGCTTGTTTCAGTGTTAGACAGTTGAACCTCTGCTTTAGAAATCAAAGACAAGATATTTTTTCTGAAAGACCATTCCCAGTCTGAAAACTCTTTGCAAAGATTGTCATAGGCATGGGCCACAAGAGTGTTTCTGAAACTGAAGATGAAGTTCTCAAACTTCACTGCCTTCCATAAGCTTCTGATCCACTGCAGGAACTCTGGGATCTGGAGGAGTTGTTCACCTTTTCTTGCTTTAAGCATCTCCAAGAGTTTTTTCTTAAAATCAAGAACAGCAGCACTGTAGCCTGTATTAACTGGTGCCATTGGTGGTGTGaagttcagttcagtgaagTTCTTCACATGAGGCTTCTTTTCCATCTCAGCTGCAATCAGTGTCATCTCATTTAACTGGTCCAGaagcttttgtctgtctgtcatgtttttCTCATGTGCTGATACACCAGCAACATTTTGATGAACAAAGTGGCAGACTGTTTTTTTACCAATTTCCTTCATCCGTAAAAAAGCATGAACTGCTATCTGTAAGACATCCTTCATCTCTGTGGAATTTTCCATTGCCACATTTATGATGGTTACGTCGCTAAGACCAATCACAAAGGTAGCTAATTCATTGTCATGATCATAACTGTCTTCCAATTGTGCCAGTGCTGGTGATTTCAAACCATCTGTATCAATCAGAAGGACAAAGTCACAAAGTAACTCTTCCTTCAAGTCTTCACCCACAGGTAGGAGAATCATGTATGCTCCACGTGTGCATCTTCCACTACCTACTGCAAACTGGACTCCAAACATGGTGTTGAGCAGTGTTGATTTACCAGAACTCTGAACCCCTAACACAGTTATAACCAGCAAACGGCTCCTTTCCTTAACCATCTTATGAAGCTCCATGAGAACATCACATACCCATTTCTCTGGGACATTTGATGCATCTCCATCAAGTATTTCAAGAGGAAATCCAGCCAGAAGCAGTTTGGCAGCCAGAGTAGGAAGATTGCTTATTTTATCAGTTATTTTGTGTGAAACAAATGAAGCAGCCTCATAGATTTGTCCCAGCTCTCTCAGGTAATGCTCGATGCCAAGAGAAGCGTCAATCAGCTCCTGGTCTAATTGGGCTACagcatctctgtctttcttttgttcaCACTCTCTGTATTTGTGCCGAAGGTCTGTCATGTGTTTGCGTGATCGCATGTCCAGCTTTAGTCCCAGCCATCTGAGAAAAAAGGCTCGCTCGATATCATCTGAGGTTGACAATGCCTTCATTAAGATGTCCATTGTTTTTGTAATCTTAtggttgctttgtttttctcgaatttcttctttttcattttgaagTTGGGCCTTATACTCCTCCAAACTCAACACCCCTGAATGTTGTAATCGGCATTGCTCTTTTTCTATCTGAGCCAGTCTTTTCCAGTTTTCACCTTGCAGTGGCAGATGTGACTTTTTATATTCCACTATGTGACGAACTCCAATGCATTTCATGATTTCCTCTGCTGTTTTGTTTGCTGACACACAGGCTGTGCTATCATTTTCATCAATTCTAAGGCCTAAGTTCTGAGCAACTGTCTTCATAGCCTCGATTTCACATGCCCTGTGATGTTCACCCAGCACTTTTGTAATGGAAGAACTGATCATCTTTGAAAATGTAGCAAAATTCATGGTTTTGCTTTTCAGAATGACGTGATCTCTTTCCAGTTGCAGAGTATCAACTGCTGCTTTAATTGATGACTTTATTTTCTCACTCGTATTTCCTGGAGTGTTGACCACAAGAAAGCATTTGGACTTCATTTCTTGTAAAGAGGCAAACAACCTTTGTTCGTTTTCATCAACACTGTCTAGGAACACAAAGATAGCTGTTGACACTTGAGAAAGGAAACTGAATTAGGTTTCAAATGTGCAAACATCTCCTCTTAAATTAGCAAAAACCACTGGCTCAGGCAAGACATCAATGGTTTTGCTTCCACATGGAAGACTCCAGCATATTTCAACCATGCCATTAGAGATGACTCTTGGAGCAGATCCTCCGATCATTTcttgatgacaaaaaaaatcctggtgCTGCTGTGAATTTTTTAACACTTGGTTGAACACCTTTGATTTGGTCAAGCTGCAGTTGCTTAGCCTTACAAATGATATCATAGGAATTTTTGCATGAACAACACTGTCTTCAACAAATCCTTTAGATTCTGTCATTGAGTCGGGTTCATTCTTTCAGGATACCTCTAAGAGCCCATAACATCAGAGTGCATTGATTATGAACTCCTTGAGGTAACACAAATGGCACTGCAAACTGGCACATTGACATTTTTAGTGCCATTTCTTGCTGAAGGAAACTGTCAGCACAGGTGAAGAGTGCAGCGTGTACATCGAGGAGATTTGGGGTAGAATCACAGCTCTGCTCAGCAAACAAATCGTTTGTTTCCTTATTTTCATCAGGTGCACAAATTACAGTTCAGGAATCTGAATTAACCATTAGCAGCTTGCGAAGGAAAGCCTCTGGTATCTCGTGCAGTGACAACGTCATTATCAGATAAACTGGCACTGTTGATCTCCAGCAATGACTTCAGAGTCTGCTTATTTGGGAAGTATTTTTTAAGTCCCAGCGTTTTCAGAAATGcaagaaaatctgaaaataaatattaatttatataaaaatatatatatatatatatatatatatatatat encodes the following:
- the LOC132852119 gene encoding interferon-induced very large GTPase 1-like codes for the protein MESKQQKDSVDENEQRLFASLQEMKSKCFLVVNTPGNTSEKIKSSIKAAVDTLQLERDHVILKSKTMNFATFSKMISSSITKVLGEHHRACEIEAMKTVAQNLGLRIDENDSTACVSANKTAEEIMKCIGVRHIVEYKKSHLPLQGENWKRLAQIEKEQCRLQHSGVLSLEEYKAQLQNEKEEIREKQSNHKITKTMDILMKALSTSDDIERAFFLRWLGLKLDMRSRKHMTDLRHKYRECEQKKDRDAVAQLDQELIDASLGIEHYLRELGQIYEAASFVSHKITDKISNLPTLAAKLLLAGFPLEILDGDASNVPEKWVCDVLMELHKMVKERSRLLVITVLGVQSSGKSTLLNTMFGVQFAVGSGRCTRGAYMILLPVGEDLKEELLCDFVLLIDTDGLKSPALAQLEDSYDHDNELATFVIGLSDVTIINVAMENSTEMKDVLQIAVHAFLRMKEIGKKTVCHFVHQNVAGVSAHEKNMTDRQKLLDQLNEMTLIAAEMEKKPHVKNFTELNFTPPMAPVNTGYSAAVLDFKKKLLEMLKARKGEQLLQIPEFLQWIRSLWKAVKFENFIFSFRNTLVAHAYDNLCKEFSDWEWSFRKNILSLISKAEVQLSNTETSSIHGVVDALNKKTVKEHMIQSEEMTKKLKDYYKTKDRSVHLVEKYKTDFIKSIKSLETEMKNEVNKRLDLAIEMKKNTAKLEEIHSKQAAMVESQVLQLLQKYKARNDEESDEDLKADFERMWRREIANFTGLKERDVPADVLKQLRASLGNRQVNEDLQNVTNLTHYGQDVFKVRSKHINMGKGLQALTDLFTKKSTKHALQIIADNAIKSCSRMIEQCSHSKSDYQDTFTKDVLDEIDANLKKGNKYNITFEIELKLHICGIASRTFLEMHRKYLSEQDPVKHLQKLKNQYLSNFIDLYRERDQCQKKVQNFTQLCLKPAVTEYIDQSIGPDIVDAVLENKSTAYST